Proteins co-encoded in one Paracrocinitomix mangrovi genomic window:
- a CDS encoding response regulator transcription factor — MSKKIVIVDDEPNIVMSLEYAFKKKGHQVFIARDGSEAIEIIKKELPDAVVLDVMMPKVDGFNTLKQIKNSPELKNCRVVFLSAKNKESDIQKGLDLGADKYLTKPFSVKKVITEVEELL, encoded by the coding sequence ATGAGTAAAAAAATTGTGATAGTTGATGATGAGCCGAACATTGTTATGTCACTCGAATATGCCTTTAAGAAAAAAGGTCATCAGGTTTTTATTGCCAGAGATGGTTCTGAAGCCATAGAGATAATTAAGAAGGAATTGCCGGATGCTGTGGTGTTAGATGTTATGATGCCAAAAGTAGACGGTTTTAACACGCTCAAACAAATTAAGAACTCACCTGAATTAAAAAACTGTAGAGTAGTGTTCCTTTCTGCTAAAAACAAAGAAAGTGATATTCAAAAAGGATTGGATTTAGGAGCTGATAAGTACCTAACAAAGCCTTTTTCAGTGAAGAAAGTAATAACAGAAGTTGAAGAGCTTCTTTAA
- a CDS encoding acetate--CoA ligase, with protein MYKSEYKLSIEQPEEFWGRAANEIGWYKKPTNILNRTSNRWFEDGVLNLSYLCVDKHVMDGFGEQIAIIYDSPVSNQKLHISYNELQNEVSKLAGGLHKLGVEKGDTVIIYMPMIPQALYAMLACVRIGAIHSVVFGGFAPHELAIRIDDSKPKAIICASNGIEVDKIIPYKPFVDEAINLADHKPEKVIIYDRKQNVPFEKKAYDVDYTNLVDSSDPVNPVPVEADHPSYILYTSGTTGKPKGIVRDTGGYATALKYTMKNVYGVEQGDVYWAASDVGWVVGHSYIVYGPLINRNTTILFEGKPIKTPDASTFWRVISEHNVRVMFTAPTAIRAIRKEDSEGSFIKKFDLSNLKYLFLAGERCDVATLRWAENQLKVPVIDHWWQTESGWPMIANMAGLELFPVKPGSATFPVCGYDVQILGENGVVQGANTEGYVAVKLPLPPGNLLSLWNDDERFQNGYLKKFPGYYFSGDGGYKDADGYVFITGRVDDIINVAGHRLSTAEMEEVISMHPLVAECAVFGVHCELKGQKPLGLVVVKPGIKIDFKDLHSDLVQAVRKEIGPVASFKDVVVVNRLPKTRSGKILRKLLRDIADNKEYKIPSTIDDIAIVSEIEEAYIENNIGIHQKMNYE; from the coding sequence GTGTATAAAAGTGAGTATAAATTAAGCATTGAGCAACCGGAGGAATTCTGGGGACGTGCAGCTAACGAAATAGGCTGGTATAAAAAGCCAACAAATATTTTAAACAGAACATCTAATAGGTGGTTTGAAGATGGTGTGTTAAACCTTTCTTATTTATGTGTTGATAAGCATGTAATGGACGGATTTGGAGAACAGATAGCAATAATATATGATTCACCAGTTTCGAATCAAAAACTGCATATCAGCTATAATGAACTTCAAAATGAAGTGAGCAAGTTGGCCGGTGGATTACATAAGTTAGGAGTTGAAAAAGGAGATACAGTAATTATTTATATGCCCATGATTCCGCAAGCTCTTTACGCTATGTTGGCTTGTGTTAGAATTGGAGCAATACACTCTGTTGTATTTGGTGGCTTTGCACCCCACGAATTGGCAATTAGAATTGACGACAGCAAACCAAAAGCTATTATTTGTGCAAGCAATGGAATTGAGGTTGATAAAATTATTCCATACAAACCTTTTGTTGATGAAGCCATTAATCTGGCAGATCATAAACCTGAAAAAGTGATCATTTACGATAGAAAGCAAAATGTTCCTTTTGAGAAGAAAGCTTATGATGTAGATTATACCAATTTAGTTGATTCATCTGATCCGGTAAATCCGGTTCCTGTAGAAGCTGATCATCCTTCATATATTTTATATACTTCTGGAACAACTGGTAAACCAAAAGGTATTGTTAGAGATACGGGTGGATACGCAACAGCATTAAAATACACCATGAAAAATGTCTATGGTGTTGAGCAAGGAGACGTTTATTGGGCGGCAAGTGACGTGGGTTGGGTTGTTGGACATAGTTACATTGTATATGGTCCTTTAATCAATAGAAACACTACCATATTGTTTGAAGGTAAACCTATTAAAACTCCTGATGCTTCAACTTTTTGGAGAGTAATTAGTGAACACAATGTACGTGTAATGTTTACTGCTCCAACTGCCATCAGAGCGATCAGAAAAGAGGATTCAGAAGGATCGTTTATTAAAAAGTTTGATTTATCTAATTTGAAATACTTGTTTTTGGCTGGTGAGCGTTGTGATGTAGCAACCTTAAGATGGGCTGAAAATCAATTAAAAGTACCTGTAATAGATCATTGGTGGCAAACAGAATCTGGCTGGCCAATGATTGCAAATATGGCTGGGCTAGAGCTTTTTCCTGTTAAGCCTGGCTCAGCCACTTTTCCTGTTTGCGGATATGATGTGCAGATTTTGGGCGAAAATGGTGTTGTGCAAGGAGCTAATACAGAAGGATATGTAGCGGTTAAACTTCCTTTACCTCCAGGAAATTTATTGAGTTTGTGGAATGATGATGAAAGATTCCAAAATGGATATTTAAAGAAATTCCCGGGCTATTATTTTTCAGGTGATGGTGGGTATAAAGATGCAGATGGATATGTATTTATTACCGGAAGAGTAGATGATATCATCAATGTTGCAGGACATAGGTTGTCAACAGCTGAAATGGAAGAGGTAATCAGTATGCATCCTTTGGTGGCTGAATGTGCTGTTTTTGGTGTCCATTGTGAGTTAAAAGGACAAAAGCCTCTAGGGTTAGTGGTTGTTAAGCCTGGAATTAAAATAGATTTTAAAGATCTTCATAGTGATTTGGTACAAGCTGTGCGAAAGGAAATTGGACCTGTTGCTTCTTTTAAAGATGTAGTGGTAGTAAACAGATTACCAAAAACCAGATCAGGAAAAATCCTAAGAAAATTGTTACGTGATATAGCGGACAACAAAGAATATAAAATTCCTTCAACTATAGACGATATAGCTATTGTCAGTGAAATAGAAGAAGCGTACATAGAAAACAATATTGGTATTCATCAAAAAATGAATTATGAGTAA